CCGAGCGTGCCGAAAATCTTCTCGACCAGTTTGCGCTGCGTCGCCGTGGTGGCGCGATTCCCCGCCACGGCTGTCGCGCCTTCCTCCACCACCACGGGGATGTTGGGCATGGCGCGAAACACCGGTACGTTCTTGCCGATTATCGACTCGATAAATGAGATGGGCACGCCAGCCGCGACTGAGAGAATTATCTGACCGCGCCGCAACGCGCCGCGCAGCTCCTGCAACACCGCAGGCATGATGTGCGGCTTGACGGCGAGGATAATCAGATTGCGATCGGCCAGAACTTTCGCCGTGGCTGCAGGCTGGACCTTCACCTTCCACTGCGCTGCGACGCGGCGGCGGCAATCGTCGCTGGCGTCGATGGCAACGATGTTCTTAGGCAGCGCAATGCGGCTCTTCACAATGCCGCCGAGCAGCGCGCCGCCAATGTTGCCCGCTCCAATCACACCGATTTTCAGTGCCATGATGTCTCTCCGCTAATTGGGCCGCTATCTATGCTTAGAATGCTCCGCCGGCGATGGATGGGATCAGCAGAACTTCGTCGCCCTCCTGGAACTGATACTTGTCGCCGCCCAG
The DNA window shown above is from Acidobacteriota bacterium and carries:
- the proC gene encoding pyrroline-5-carboxylate reductase, producing the protein MALKIGVIGAGNIGGALLGGIVKSRIALPKNIVAIDASDDCRRRVAAQWKVKVQPAATAKVLADRNLIILAVKPHIMPAVLQELRGALRRGQIILSVAAGVPISFIESIIGKNVPVFRAMPNIPVVVEEGATAVAGNRATTATQRKLVEKIFGTLGAVVSVDEAHLDAVTGLSGSGPAYIYLVIEALIDGGKKAGLPHDVARKLAEQTVLGAAKMVRDSKRHPAALRDEVVTPGGTTIAGLHELERHGLRSTLISAVEAATARSREIAAQIVERFSQASAPSPSTNTAPNNSRRVTAPRRRSRNS